Proteins from a single region of Primulina tabacum isolate GXHZ01 chromosome 5, ASM2559414v2, whole genome shotgun sequence:
- the LOC142547554 gene encoding uncharacterized protein LOC142547554: MDYGLAALKLLCVHLRRAAATTSQNAFTLGGILFQRAWLQGVLVSTAESDECGGSRYLLDDGTGVIELFLSGDFRSRRLEKGMYIMVVGGYSLCAGDLPMIKVHKLVDLSAFPDRESMWYLEVMEAFKLFYQPMFQH, encoded by the exons ATGGATTATGGTCTGGCAGCACTGAAGCTACTCTGCGTACACCTGAGACGCGCCGCCGCAACGACGTCACAGAATGCCTTCACTCTCGGCGGAATTCTCTTTCAACGTGCTTGGCTACAG GGTGTTCTCGTCTCGACAGCTGAATCTGACGAATGCGGAGGCAGTCGATACCTCCTCGACGATGGAACGGGCGTCATTGAGCTCTTCCTCTCTGGCGACTTTCGCAGTCGCCGTTTGGAAAAAG GAATGTACATAATGGTGGTTGGAGGCTATTCTCTTTGTGCGGGTGATCTTCCAATGATTAAG GTTCATAAACTTGTTGATCTTTCTGCATTTCCGGATAGGGAATCGATGTGGTATCTTGAAGTCATGGAGGCTTTCAAGCTCTTTTACCAACCTATGTTCCAACACTGA
- the LOC142544406 gene encoding glutathione S-transferase T3-like yields the protein MASNSRTASYNVEEDRVLCHMYLDISQNPIIGINQSKDQFWTRIEEAYNINKPNNLQVRSKRSLQCRMRNILREIGKLRGCIRQIETLRPSGASEEDILNRAKDLFMQDADFSKSFKYDHVWYIMKDMEKFSSDINPMSAPARMHVTSLDSSQSDSQTPNTPISGSPGLPPFSINLSSDENAGGTSSQRPLGVKKSKLKKKRDDNVLELISTMKEGHRDLINVLQKGYTELQQSYEMKLLALQNEQLNQQKKN from the exons ATGGCTTCAAATTCTAGAACTGCTTCTTACAATGTCGAAGAAGATAGAGTCTTATGTCATATGTATCTTGATATATCCCAAAATCCTATAATAGGTATCAATCAATCCAAAGATCAGTTTTGGACTCGTATCGAAGAAGCTTACAACATCAACAAACCAAACAATCTACAAGTACGTAGCAAAAGATCATTGCAGTGTCGCATGAGAAATATACTCCGTGAAATTGGAAAACTAAGGGGATGCATTCGTCAAATTGAAACTCTCCGCCCAAGTGGCGCATCAGAAGAGGATATT TTAAATCGAGCAAAAGATTTGTTCATGCAAGATGCTGATTTTAGTAAAAGCTTCAAATATGATCATGTGTGGTATATTATGAAAGATATGGAGAAATTCTCGAGTGACATCAATCCAATGAGCGCACCAGCAAGAATGCATGTCACAAGTTTGGACTCGTCACAGTCAGATAGCCAGACACCAAATACTCCAATATCAGGTTCTCCTGGATTACCTccgttttcaattaatttaagtagtgaTGAAAATGCAGGCGGCACTTCATCCCAGCGACCTCTTGGTGTTAAAAAATCTAAACTAAAGAAAAAAAGGGACGACAatgtgttggaattgatatctacaATGAAAGAAGGGCATCGCGATCTTATAAATGTATTACAAAAAGGATACACTGAACTTCAACAAAGTTATGAGATGAAACTCCTAGCATTGCAAAATGAGCAGCtcaatcaacaaaaaaaaaattga
- the LOC142544407 gene encoding uncharacterized protein LOC142544407 — translation MSRNIFLRIVDEVKNHDIYFTQRSDSVGCLGLSTIQKTTAALRILAYALPADATDEYIKIGESTAIQCMQRFCRAVVEVFAEQYLRSPTADDVARLLYIGKQRGFPGMLGSLDCMHWKWKNCPTAWAGQYAGHSGSPTIILEVVADYDLWIWHAYFGMPGSNNDINVLGSSNLFFNIAQGIAPRAHYTIGGKEYDTRYYLADDERDLNAPIEDMREAPTPDVKMVVDENIRFQEFLARYKKIKDKNAHYALRNALIDHLWEEYSCSNV, via the exons ATGTctcgaaatatttttcttcGTATAGTTGATGAAGTAAAGAATCATGATATTTACTTCACACAAAGAAGTGATAGTGTGGGGTGTCTCGGGCTATCGACTATTCAAAAAACAACTGCTGCTTTGCGAATTTTAGCTTATGCATTACCCGCGGATGCTACGgatgaatatatcaaaattggaGAGTCCACTGCAATTCAATGCATGCAACGCTTTTGTCGAGCCGTGGTGGAAGTTTTTGCTGAGCAATACTTGAGATCTCCTACTGCCGATGATGTTGCCAGGTTACTTTATATTGGTAAACAACGCGGATTCCCTGGAATGTTGGGAAGTCTTGATTGCATGCATTGGAAGTGGAAAAATTGTCCAACGGCTTGGGCGGGTCAATATGCAGGTCATAGTGGTTCTCCAACAATAATTTTAGAAGTAGTAGCTGACTACGACCTTTGGATATGGCATGCATATTTTGGTATGCCCGGATCCAATAATGACATAAATGTTTTGGGATCGTCCAATCTATTTTTCAACATCGCACAAGGTATTGCCCCTCGAGCTCATTATACAATTGGAGGAAAAGAATATGATACAAGATATTACTTGGCTGATG ATGAACGTGACCTTAACGCACCCATTGAAGATATGAGAGAAGCACCAACTCCGGATGTAAAAATGGTTGTCGATGAGAATATCAGATTTCAAGAATTTCTCGCTcgatataaaaagataaaagaCAAAAATGCTCACTATGCACTACGGAATGCTTTAATTGATCATTTGTGGGAAGAATATAGTTGTTCAAATGTTTGA
- the LOC142547553 gene encoding UDP-glycosyltransferase 92A1-like, producing MKINQGTGEKQQQQQHIVMLPFMAQGHLIPFLALSNRIQQRFGFEITIATTQLNVQYLKSAIAKNSEVPQTRQSNIHLFELPFDSSQHGLPPNIENTESLPLNQIIDLCHASISLETPFRSLISDVSIKYGGPPLCIISDVFMGWATEVASSCGTVNVTFTTCGAYGTAAYVSLWENLPHRLTQSDEFNLPGFPDSCLFHLSQLHPFSRAADGTDSWSRFFQPQIRLSLNSFGWLCNSAEEIEQLGVDLFKKYSKLPVWCIGPLLPPAMLTRKPTRVIGHQTGRKPGLSPEKCMEWLDSKPKSSVLYISFGSQNTISTTQMMALATGLEESRTQFIWVIRPPIGFSLESEFDSKWLPNGFEERIKNSNQGLMVDGWAPQLEILCHRSTAAFLSHCGWNSTMESLSQGVPIIGWPLAAEQAYNVKMLVEEMEVCVELTRGTKSSLSKEDVIKAIDTVMGEGIKAVDMKKKAAEMGELISSAVREDEIHEGSSVKAMDAFVSALISKNQGL from the coding sequence ATGAAAATCAACCAAGGCACCGGAGagaagcagcagcagcagcagcacatTGTTATGCTGCCTTTCATGGCGCAAGGCCATTTGATCCCTTTCTTAGCTCTTTCTAACAGAATCCAGCAAAGATTTGGCTTCGAAATCACCATTGCCACTACTCAACTCAATGTTCAGTACCTCAAATCCGCCATAGCCAAAAACTCGGAAGTCCCACAAACGAGACAGTCCAATATCCATCTCTTTGAACTCCCTTTCGATAGCAGCCAACATGGCCTCCCACCGAACATCGAGAACACAGAATCCTTGCCCCTTAACCAAATCATCGACCTCTGTCATGCCTCGATCTCCCTCGAAACCCCCTTTCGCAGCTTGATTTCCGATGTATCGATCAAATATGGCGGCCCTCCGCTTTGCATAATCTCCGATGTTTTCATGGGCTGGGCTACTGAAGTTGCTAGCTCTTGCGGCACGGTGAATGTAACTTTCACCACTTGTGGCGCTTATGGGACCGCCGCTTATGTATCGTTGTGGGAAAATCTTCCCCACAGATTAACCCAAAGCGATGAGTTCAATCTTCCGGGTTTCCCAGATTCTTGCCTTTTTCATCTCAGTCAGTTGCATCCCTTCTCAAGAGCTGCAGATGGAACAGATTCCTGGTCAAGATTCTTCCAACCTCAGATTAGGCTCTCTCTAAATTCTTTCGGATGGCTGTGCAACTCCGCCGAAGAAATCGAACAGCTCGGAGTAGATCTCTTCAAGAAGTACTCAAAACTCCCGGTCTGGTGCATCGGGCCACTCCTTCCACCAGCAATGCTGACTCGAAAACCAACGCGTGTGATTGGACATCAAACCGGAAGAAAACCGGGACTTTCCCCGGAGAAATGCATGGAATGGCTGGACTCAAAGCCCAAAAGCTCTGTTCTGTACATATCTTTCGGCTCTCAAAACACCATCAGCACCACACAAATGATGGCATTAGCCACTGGTTTAGAGGAAAGTAGAACACAATTCATTTGGGTCATCAGGCCACCTATTGGATTCAGCTTAGAAAGCGAGTTCGACTCGAAATGGCTGCCCAACGGGTTCGAGGAACGAATAAAGAACAGCAACCAAGGACTAATGGTAGATGGATGGGCACCCCAGTTGGAAATTCTTTGCCACCGATCAACGGCGGCTTTTTTAAGCCATTGTGGATGGAATTCAACCATGGAGAGCTTAAGCCAAGGAGTACCGATCATAGGGTGGCCACTGGCGGCGGAACAGGCCTACAACGTGAAGATGTTGGTGGAGGAAATGGAAGTCTGTGTGGAGTTAACTAGAGGAACCAAGAGCAGTTTGAGCAAGGAGGATGTAATAAAAGCTATAGATACAGTAATGGGAGAAGGTATTAAAGCGGTGGATATGAAGAAAAAGGCGGCGGAAATGGGAGAGTTGATTAGTTCCGCCGTTAGGGAAGACGAAATCCATGAAGGCTCCTCTGTTAAAGCAATGGATGCTTTTGTTTCTGCTCTTATCTCCAAGAA